A genomic segment from Glycine soja cultivar W05 chromosome 20, ASM419377v2, whole genome shotgun sequence encodes:
- the LOC114403220 gene encoding amino-acid permease BAT1 homolog isoform X1 codes for MDSAATENMISPSHVVAITNGDASSSLDSGHARLLELGYKQQLKRDLSAISNFSLSFSVLSVLTGITTLYNTGLNYGGPVSMQYGWFIASGFTMLVALSMAEICSSYPTSGGLYYWSAKLAGPTWAPFASWITGWFNIIGQWAGSTSVNFSLAQLIQVIILLSTGGKNGGGYEASKYVVIAFHGGILFLLGIINSLPISVISFLGQLGAIWNALGVFLLMILIPSVATERASVKFVFTHFNDKNDNGINSRPYIFLLGLLMSQYTLSGYDASAHLTEETKGADRNGPKGIISSVGISIIVGWGYILGIAFAVTDIPYLLSESNDAGGYAIAEIFYLAFKRRYGNGIGGIICLMIVAVSIFFCGMTLVTSNSRMAYAFSRDGAMPLSSLWHKVNKQEVPIYAVWLSVFISFCMALTSLGSIVAFEAMVSIAVIVLYIAYALPIIFRVTLAQKHFVPGPFNLGRYGIIIGWVSVLWVVFISILFSLPVSYPITIQTLNYTPVALGCLIILVVSYWILSARHWFKGPITNVKH; via the exons ATGGATTCTGCAGCTACTGAAAACATGATATCCCCATCACATGTGGTTGCAATTACAAATGGTGATGCTTCTTCTTCACTTGATTCTGGTCATGCCCGTCTTCTTGAACTTGGTTACAAACAACAACTCAAGCGTGATCTTTC AGCCATTTCAAATTTCTCCCTCTCGTTTTCCGTTTTATCAGTGCTGACTGGTATCACCACCCTATACAACACTGGGTTGAACTACGGTGGCCCCGTTTCAATGCAATATGGTTGGTTTATAGCTTCTGGTTTCACCATGCTTGTTGCACTCTCAATGGCTGAAATTTGTTCATCTTATCCAACTTCTGGGGGTCTCTATTATTGGAGTGCCAAACTTGCTGGCCCTACATGGGCACCCTTTGCTTCCTGGATTACTGGCTG GTTCAATATTATTGGTCAG TGGGCAGGATCAACAAGCGTAAATTTTTCACTTGCACAACTAATTCAGGTTATCATTCTCCTTAGCACTGGTGGCAAAAATGGTGGTGGATATGAGGCATCCAAATATGTAGTCATTGCTTTTCATGGGGGAATATTGTTCCTACTCGGTATTATTAACAGTCTTCCTATCTCAGTGATATCATTCTTAGGACAGCTGGGAGCTATCTGGAATGCTTTAG GCGTTTTTCTGCTTATGATTCTCATTCCATCTGTTGCAACCGAAAGGGCTAGTGTCAAGTTTGTTTTCACTCATTTCAATGATAAAAATGACAATGGAATCAACAGCAGACCATACATATTTCTCTTGGGACTTCTAATGAGTCAGTATACCCTTAGTGGGTATGATGCTTCAGCTCATTTG ACAGAGGAAACAAAGGGTGCTGATAGAAATGGTCCAAAAGGAATTATCAGCTCTGTTGGGATATCTATTATAGTTGGATGGGGTTACATACTAGGCATTGCCTTTGCAGTTACTGATATCCCTTACCTTTTGAGTGAAAGTAATGATGCTGGTGGGTATGCCATTGCTGAAATATTTTATCTGGCTTTCAAGAGAAGATATGGCAACGGAATTGGGGGTATTATTTGCTTGATGATTGTTGCTGTTTCCATATTTTTCTGTGGTATGACTTTAGTCACTAGCAATTCAAG GATGGCTTATGCATTCTCTAGAGATGGGGCAATGCCGTTGTCATCATTATGGCACAAAGTTAACAAGCAGGAGGTCCCTATATATGCAGTTTGGCTTTCCGTTTTCATATCATTTTGTATGGCACTAACG TCTCTGGGAAGCATAGTGGCATTCGAAGCAATGGTGTCTATAGCGGTGATTGTCCTGTATATTGCCTATGCCCTACCAATTATCTTTAGGGTAACCTTGGCCCAAAAGCACTTTGTCCCTGGGCCTTTCAACTTGGGCCGTTACGGAATCATTATTGGCTGGGTTTCAGTTCTCTGGGTGGTGTTCATCTCCATACTCTTCTCATTGCCTGTTTCCTACCCAATTACCATTCAGACACTTAACTACACTCCTGTTGCCCTTggatgtttgattattcttgTTGTCTCCTACTGGATACTCAGTGCTCGGCACTGGTTCAAAGGCCCTATAACCAATGTAAAACACTGA
- the LOC114403220 gene encoding amino-acid permease BAT1 homolog isoform X2 has protein sequence MQYGWFIASGFTMLVALSMAEICSSYPTSGGLYYWSAKLAGPTWAPFASWITGWFNIIGQWAGSTSVNFSLAQLIQVIILLSTGGKNGGGYEASKYVVIAFHGGILFLLGIINSLPISVISFLGQLGAIWNALGVFLLMILIPSVATERASVKFVFTHFNDKNDNGINSRPYIFLLGLLMSQYTLSGYDASAHLTEETKGADRNGPKGIISSVGISIIVGWGYILGIAFAVTDIPYLLSESNDAGGYAIAEIFYLAFKRRYGNGIGGIICLMIVAVSIFFCGMTLVTSNSRMAYAFSRDGAMPLSSLWHKVNKQEVPIYAVWLSVFISFCMALTSLGSIVAFEAMVSIAVIVLYIAYALPIIFRVTLAQKHFVPGPFNLGRYGIIIGWVSVLWVVFISILFSLPVSYPITIQTLNYTPVALGCLIILVVSYWILSARHWFKGPITNVKH, from the exons ATGCAATATGGTTGGTTTATAGCTTCTGGTTTCACCATGCTTGTTGCACTCTCAATGGCTGAAATTTGTTCATCTTATCCAACTTCTGGGGGTCTCTATTATTGGAGTGCCAAACTTGCTGGCCCTACATGGGCACCCTTTGCTTCCTGGATTACTGGCTG GTTCAATATTATTGGTCAG TGGGCAGGATCAACAAGCGTAAATTTTTCACTTGCACAACTAATTCAGGTTATCATTCTCCTTAGCACTGGTGGCAAAAATGGTGGTGGATATGAGGCATCCAAATATGTAGTCATTGCTTTTCATGGGGGAATATTGTTCCTACTCGGTATTATTAACAGTCTTCCTATCTCAGTGATATCATTCTTAGGACAGCTGGGAGCTATCTGGAATGCTTTAG GCGTTTTTCTGCTTATGATTCTCATTCCATCTGTTGCAACCGAAAGGGCTAGTGTCAAGTTTGTTTTCACTCATTTCAATGATAAAAATGACAATGGAATCAACAGCAGACCATACATATTTCTCTTGGGACTTCTAATGAGTCAGTATACCCTTAGTGGGTATGATGCTTCAGCTCATTTG ACAGAGGAAACAAAGGGTGCTGATAGAAATGGTCCAAAAGGAATTATCAGCTCTGTTGGGATATCTATTATAGTTGGATGGGGTTACATACTAGGCATTGCCTTTGCAGTTACTGATATCCCTTACCTTTTGAGTGAAAGTAATGATGCTGGTGGGTATGCCATTGCTGAAATATTTTATCTGGCTTTCAAGAGAAGATATGGCAACGGAATTGGGGGTATTATTTGCTTGATGATTGTTGCTGTTTCCATATTTTTCTGTGGTATGACTTTAGTCACTAGCAATTCAAG GATGGCTTATGCATTCTCTAGAGATGGGGCAATGCCGTTGTCATCATTATGGCACAAAGTTAACAAGCAGGAGGTCCCTATATATGCAGTTTGGCTTTCCGTTTTCATATCATTTTGTATGGCACTAACG TCTCTGGGAAGCATAGTGGCATTCGAAGCAATGGTGTCTATAGCGGTGATTGTCCTGTATATTGCCTATGCCCTACCAATTATCTTTAGGGTAACCTTGGCCCAAAAGCACTTTGTCCCTGGGCCTTTCAACTTGGGCCGTTACGGAATCATTATTGGCTGGGTTTCAGTTCTCTGGGTGGTGTTCATCTCCATACTCTTCTCATTGCCTGTTTCCTACCCAATTACCATTCAGACACTTAACTACACTCCTGTTGCCCTTggatgtttgattattcttgTTGTCTCCTACTGGATACTCAGTGCTCGGCACTGGTTCAAAGGCCCTATAACCAATGTAAAACACTGA